A single region of the Duganella sp. BuS-21 genome encodes:
- a CDS encoding M15 family metallopeptidase: MSAPAVPCEAIPGHPDFRRLDSIAGIAVDLRYATADNFVGRDLYSPLDCHWLHRDAAAALAQAVAWLTARKPEYKLLVLDALRPQRVQEQLWDALQGTDLLSYIADPERGSIHSFGMALDLTLLDAHGRELDMGTGFDDLSERSHPALEAALLARGELSAQHIENRRWLRDAMRHNGWQGINSEWWHFDCGDRQHVRQHYTRVL, encoded by the coding sequence ATGAGCGCTCCGGCCGTCCCCTGTGAAGCGATCCCCGGCCATCCTGATTTCCGCCGGCTGGACAGCATCGCAGGCATCGCGGTCGACCTGCGCTACGCCACGGCCGACAACTTCGTCGGCCGCGATCTTTACTCCCCGCTCGATTGTCATTGGCTGCACAGGGACGCCGCCGCCGCGCTGGCGCAGGCTGTCGCATGGCTGACCGCGCGCAAGCCCGAATACAAGCTGCTGGTGCTGGACGCGCTGCGTCCCCAACGCGTGCAGGAGCAGCTGTGGGACGCGCTGCAAGGCACCGACCTGCTGAGCTACATCGCCGACCCGGAACGCGGCTCTATCCATTCCTTCGGCATGGCGCTCGACCTCACGCTGCTGGACGCGCACGGCCGTGAGCTGGACATGGGCACCGGCTTCGACGACTTGAGTGAACGCTCGCATCCCGCGCTGGAAGCCGCGCTGCTGGCGCGCGGAGAACTCAGTGCCCAGCACATCGAAAACCGCCGCTGGCTGCGTGACGCCATGCGGCACAACGGCTGGCAAGGCATCAACAGCGAATGGTGGCATTTCGATTGCGGCGACCGTCAGCATGTGCGCCAGCATTACACGCGCGTGCTCTAG
- a CDS encoding MFS transporter: MQQRSAWSWVPSVSFGQGVPYVAVMMLSTVMYKNLGISNADLAFYTAWLYLPWVVKPLWSPIVEMFGTKRRWTVWMQLVGGAGLAAIALTLHAPDFFRWTLVIFWLMAFSSATHDIASDGFYMLGLPTQRQQAAFVGVRSAFYKLAMIGGQGGLVYIAGELIKSTGDPAHAWSVVFALMAVAFLALCGYHQLILPRPDADRRHSSGGALWQDFVHTFRSFFQKPGILATLGFLLLYRLGEAQLLKMAAPFLLDPRDKGGLGLTTSEFGLVYGTIGVCALVAGGLAGGVVVSRFGLKRALLPMVFIMHVPDLVFVYLASALPSKLVLISACLAVEQFGYGFGFAAFMLYMVLVADGEHKTAHYAICTGFMALGMMLPGMVSGWIQQQLGYQTFFLWACISTLPAFAMTALVRIPEKFGRA, from the coding sequence ATGCAACAACGTAGTGCCTGGAGTTGGGTGCCCAGTGTGTCGTTTGGACAGGGCGTGCCGTATGTGGCGGTGATGATGTTGTCGACCGTGATGTACAAGAACCTCGGCATTTCCAATGCCGACCTGGCGTTTTATACGGCGTGGCTGTATCTGCCTTGGGTGGTCAAGCCGCTATGGTCGCCCATCGTGGAGATGTTCGGCACCAAGCGGCGCTGGACGGTGTGGATGCAGCTGGTCGGCGGCGCCGGCCTGGCCGCCATTGCGCTGACCTTGCACGCGCCGGATTTCTTCCGCTGGACCCTGGTGATCTTCTGGCTGATGGCCTTCAGCTCCGCCACCCACGATATCGCTTCCGACGGCTTTTACATGCTGGGCCTGCCCACCCAGCGGCAGCAGGCCGCTTTCGTCGGCGTGCGCAGTGCGTTCTACAAGCTGGCCATGATCGGCGGCCAAGGCGGGCTGGTGTACATCGCCGGCGAGTTGATCAAGTCGACCGGCGATCCGGCGCATGCCTGGTCGGTGGTGTTCGCCTTGATGGCGGTCGCGTTCCTGGCGCTGTGCGGCTATCACCAGTTGATCCTGCCGCGCCCGGATGCCGACCGCCGCCATAGCAGCGGCGGCGCGCTGTGGCAGGATTTTGTCCATACTTTCCGCAGTTTTTTCCAGAAGCCCGGCATTCTGGCCACGCTCGGTTTCCTGCTGCTGTACCGTCTGGGTGAGGCACAGCTGTTGAAAATGGCTGCGCCCTTCCTGCTCGATCCGCGCGACAAGGGCGGCCTGGGCTTGACCACGTCGGAATTCGGCCTGGTCTACGGCACCATCGGCGTGTGCGCGCTGGTGGCCGGTGGACTAGCCGGCGGCGTGGTGGTGTCGCGCTTCGGCCTCAAGCGTGCGCTGCTGCCGATGGTGTTCATCATGCACGTGCCCGACCTGGTGTTCGTCTACCTGGCTTCGGCGCTGCCGAGTAAGCTGGTGCTGATCTCGGCCTGTCTGGCGGTGGAGCAGTTCGGCTACGGTTTCGGCTTCGCCGCCTTCATGCTGTACATGGTGCTGGTGGCCGATGGCGAGCACAAGACCGCCCATTACGCCATCTGCACCGGTTTCATGGCCCTCGGCATGATGTTGCCTGGCATGGTCAGCGGCTGGATACAGCAACAGCTCGGCTACCAGACCTTCTTCCTCTGGGCCTGCATTTCCACCCTGCCCGCGTTCGCCATGACCGCCCTGGTGCGGATACCGGAGAAATTCGGCCGAGCATAA
- a CDS encoding N-acetylmuramic acid 6-phosphate etherase, protein MLKTETPSTQHTELDLYPVEDLVAALVDDQAQAVQAVKAASASISAAVQAMAPRIAAGGRLIYVGAGTSGRLGILDSVELYPTFSWPHQRAVALLAGGLGAMFEAVEGAEDDRNKGAADLRLLYPTYNDVVLLVAASGTTPYVLGAMQAARTVGSLTVSIANNAATPLLAGADIGICLDTGPEVISGSTRLKAGTAQKIVLNTLSSAVMVRLNKVYGNLMVDLQATNVKLTERTIRLTMHATGADAGTARVALEQCQYQVKVAIVMLLKQQTVENAQALLERTHGNVRDALK, encoded by the coding sequence ATGCTCAAGACCGAGACGCCGAGTACGCAACATACGGAACTGGACCTCTATCCGGTAGAGGACCTGGTTGCCGCCTTGGTCGACGACCAGGCGCAGGCGGTGCAGGCCGTAAAGGCGGCCTCGGCCAGCATCAGCGCGGCGGTGCAGGCGATGGCGCCGCGCATCGCGGCCGGTGGGCGGCTGATCTATGTGGGCGCCGGCACCTCGGGACGGCTGGGCATCCTTGACAGTGTTGAGCTGTATCCGACCTTCTCCTGGCCGCACCAACGGGCCGTGGCCTTGCTGGCCGGCGGTCTGGGTGCGATGTTCGAAGCGGTTGAAGGTGCGGAGGATGACCGCAACAAGGGCGCCGCCGACCTGCGGCTGCTTTATCCCACCTACAACGATGTCGTGCTGCTGGTGGCCGCCTCCGGCACCACGCCCTATGTGCTGGGTGCGATGCAGGCGGCGCGCACGGTGGGCTCGCTGACGGTGAGCATCGCCAACAACGCCGCCACGCCACTGCTGGCCGGCGCGGACATCGGCATCTGCCTCGACACCGGCCCGGAAGTCATCTCCGGCAGCACGCGCCTGAAGGCCGGCACGGCGCAGAAAATCGTGTTGAATACGTTGTCGAGCGCCGTCATGGTGCGGCTGAACAAAGTCTACGGCAATCTGATGGTCGATCTGCAGGCGACCAACGTCAAGCTGACCGAGCGCACCATCCGCCTCACCATGCACGCCACCGGCGCCGACGCCGGCACGGCACGCGTCGCGCTGGAACAATGCCAATACCAGGTCAAAGTCGCCATCGTCATGCTGCTCAAACAACAAACGGTAGAGAACGCGCAAGCCCTGCTTGAGCGCACCCACGGCAACGTCCGCGACGCGCTGAAATAA
- a CDS encoding GntR family transcriptional regulator: MSQTSFEFKADANDSSPLYMQIARKLSDDVLNGRYQVDQALPSERTLSELLNVSRVTARKAIDQLVDQGLVVRRRGSGNYIAPRIEQPLSNLTSFSEQLQQRGHIPGSRWLKRAVVTPTPEEQLSLGLSPYSKVARLERLRLADDVVMAYEVSVLPQTVLNDPNAVGNSLYQYLDSIGRSPARALQHIRAMNASADLAQQLGVPEGQALLYITRIAYLESGEAMELTHSYCHSDHYDFVAEMRRAT; encoded by the coding sequence ATGAGCCAGACCAGTTTTGAATTCAAGGCGGACGCCAACGACAGTTCGCCGTTGTACATGCAAATTGCCCGCAAATTAAGCGACGATGTGCTGAACGGCCGTTACCAGGTCGATCAGGCGCTGCCGTCCGAGCGGACCTTGTCGGAGCTGTTGAACGTTTCGCGGGTCACCGCGCGCAAGGCAATCGATCAGTTGGTGGACCAGGGACTGGTGGTGCGCCGTCGCGGATCGGGCAATTATATTGCGCCCCGCATCGAGCAGCCGCTGTCCAACCTCACCAGTTTTTCGGAGCAATTGCAGCAGCGTGGCCACATTCCCGGTTCGCGCTGGCTCAAGCGCGCGGTGGTGACGCCGACGCCGGAGGAACAGCTGAGCCTGGGCCTGTCGCCGTATTCCAAGGTGGCCCGGCTGGAGCGCCTGCGCCTGGCCGATGATGTGGTGATGGCCTATGAGGTATCGGTGCTGCCGCAGACGGTGCTGAACGACCCCAACGCCGTCGGCAATTCGCTGTACCAGTATCTCGACAGCATCGGCAGATCGCCGGCGCGCGCGCTGCAGCACATCCGCGCCATGAACGCCTCGGCCGACCTGGCGCAGCAGCTGGGGGTGCCGGAGGGCCAGGCGCTGCTGTACATCACCCGGATCGCCTATCTGGAATCGGGCGAGGCGATGGAGCTGACCCATTCCTATTGCCACAGCGACCACTACGACTTTGTGGCCGAAATGCGCCGCGCCACCTGA
- a CDS encoding N-acetylmuramoyl-L-alanine amidase: MKIVPLLAIAMAAALTGCATVPPPAQPRLDHTLSARGQSERIKYVILHYTVSDLPRSIKTLSTGDVSAHYLLTDTEQPFFYTLVDEARQSNHAGISSWKIYNQLNSASIGIEIVNPGFKETEQGRVYAPFPQAQIDQLIVLLKDIVKRRNIAPGNILGHNDIAPQRKQDPGPLFPWKQLADAGLITWPEASRVLARVPGFMEQLPDLPWFQRKLAEVGYAVPQNGELDQATRNVISVFQTKYRPSQYDGTPDAETAALLDVLTSPVPVVPSVPITPAAPPEAR, from the coding sequence ATGAAGATTGTTCCCCTCCTCGCCATCGCCATGGCGGCCGCGCTCACCGGTTGCGCCACGGTGCCGCCGCCGGCGCAGCCGCGCCTGGACCACACGCTGTCTGCGCGCGGGCAGAGTGAGCGCATCAAGTATGTGATCCTGCATTACACGGTGAGCGACCTGCCGCGTTCCATCAAGACCTTGTCCACCGGCGACGTCAGCGCGCACTATCTGCTGACGGATACGGAGCAGCCTTTCTTCTACACGCTGGTGGATGAAGCGCGCCAATCGAACCATGCCGGCATCAGCAGCTGGAAGATTTACAACCAGCTCAATTCCGCGTCGATTGGTATCGAGATCGTGAATCCGGGCTTCAAGGAAACGGAGCAGGGGCGCGTGTATGCGCCGTTCCCGCAGGCGCAGATCGATCAGCTGATTGTGCTGTTGAAGGACATCGTCAAGCGCCGCAATATCGCGCCGGGGAATATCCTCGGCCACAACGACATCGCACCGCAGCGCAAGCAGGACCCTGGTCCGCTGTTCCCGTGGAAGCAGCTGGCCGACGCCGGCCTGATTACGTGGCCGGAAGCTAGCCGCGTCCTGGCGCGCGTGCCGGGCTTTATGGAGCAGCTGCCGGATCTGCCTTGGTTCCAGCGCAAGCTGGCGGAGGTGGGCTACGCGGTGCCGCAGAACGGTGAACTCGATCAGGCCACGCGCAACGTGATCTCGGTGTTCCAGACCAAGTACCGCCCCTCGCAATACGACGGCACGCCGGATGCGGAGACGGCGGCGCTGCTCGATGTGCTGACCAGCCCTGTGCCCGTCGTACCAAGTGTTCCCATCACGCCAGCGGCACCGCCCGAAGCACGATGA
- a CDS encoding ATPase produces MSDLGLGIDAGGTQTRWALADAGGAIVAEGSVAGMSATQMGSTAGRDAVRGIFAMLATQVLAAGAPVRVCAGLTGFDGVGTHATQMLAEMLKLPPSAIGMRNDVEIAYLDSFAPGEGYLVYAGTGSIAAWIDGAGQFHRAGGRGVTLDDGGGGFWIAREAMRHIWRAEDEQPGVWQQSAMARTVFAQIGGSDWSLSRQFIYGQDRGAIGQLALAVAASADTDPVARNILERAGNELARIALALVGRYGARPIALGGRAAQLHPLIAQSMRAGLPAELSMTQRHTLAHHAAARIALHSPH; encoded by the coding sequence ATGAGCGATCTCGGTCTGGGCATCGATGCAGGAGGCACGCAAACCCGTTGGGCGCTGGCTGACGCGGGTGGCGCCATTGTGGCCGAGGGCAGCGTGGCCGGCATGTCGGCCACGCAGATGGGCAGCACCGCCGGCCGCGATGCGGTGCGCGGCATCTTCGCCATGCTGGCGACGCAGGTGCTGGCCGCCGGCGCTCCGGTGCGCGTGTGCGCGGGCCTTACCGGTTTCGATGGCGTCGGCACCCATGCCACGCAGATGCTGGCCGAGATGCTGAAACTTCCGCCGTCGGCCATCGGCATGCGCAACGACGTGGAGATCGCCTACCTGGACAGCTTTGCGCCGGGCGAGGGCTATCTGGTTTACGCCGGCACCGGCTCGATCGCCGCGTGGATCGACGGCGCTGGCCAGTTCCATCGCGCCGGCGGGCGTGGCGTCACACTTGATGACGGCGGCGGCGGTTTCTGGATCGCGCGCGAAGCCATGCGCCATATCTGGCGGGCGGAGGACGAGCAGCCCGGCGTCTGGCAGCAATCGGCCATGGCGCGCACGGTGTTTGCGCAGATCGGCGGCAGTGACTGGTCGCTGTCGCGCCAGTTCATCTACGGGCAGGATCGCGGCGCCATCGGGCAGCTGGCGCTGGCCGTCGCCGCCAGCGCGGATACCGATCCAGTAGCGCGCAATATTCTGGAACGCGCCGGCAACGAGTTGGCGCGGATTGCGCTGGCGCTGGTGGGCCGCTATGGCGCGCGGCCGATTGCACTGGGCGGCCGCGCCGCACAACTGCATCCGCTGATCGCGCAGAGCATGCGCGCCGGACTGCCTGCCGAGTTGTCGATGACGCAGCGGCATACATTGGCGCACCACGCGGCGGCGCGGATTGCTCTACACTCCCCTCATTGA
- a CDS encoding beta-lactamase — translation MSTLSRMALAIAACCCTPVVVAADLQTVVDQAIQPILKQYDVPGIAVGVTVNGKAAFFNYGLASKESGTPVSQATLFELGSVSKTFAATLVSYAVVQGKLSLADHPSRYLPKLKGSALDMATVLHYGTYTAGGLPQQFPDNVENSEQGMLDYYGKFQPTAAPGVIRQYSNPSLGMFGHLGGLALKADPAEVLEKQILPKLGMSTTYLRIPESAMANYAWGYSDSGKPRRMNEALFYVSTYGVRSNTADMIRYVQANIDPSQLDVTLRRAIEGTHIGYFQIGPMTQGLGWEQYAYPVSLDALRAGNSSTMSRQPNPAKLLTPPKPGADSTWYNKTGATGGFSSYVAFVPSKKIGIVILANRNYPIEERLKAAHTILSQLED, via the coding sequence TTGTCTACATTAAGCCGCATGGCCTTGGCCATCGCAGCGTGCTGCTGCACGCCCGTCGTCGTCGCCGCAGATCTGCAAACCGTGGTCGATCAGGCGATCCAACCCATCCTCAAGCAGTACGACGTGCCGGGCATCGCCGTCGGCGTCACCGTCAACGGCAAAGCCGCCTTCTTCAACTACGGCCTGGCGTCGAAGGAGAGCGGCACGCCGGTCAGCCAGGCGACGCTGTTCGAACTGGGCTCGGTCAGCAAGACCTTCGCCGCCACGCTGGTGTCTTACGCGGTGGTGCAGGGCAAGCTGTCGCTGGCCGATCATCCTAGCCGCTACCTGCCCAAGCTGAAAGGCAGCGCGCTCGATATGGCCACAGTGCTGCACTACGGTACCTACACCGCCGGCGGCCTGCCGCAGCAGTTCCCGGACAACGTGGAGAACAGCGAACAGGGCATGCTTGATTACTATGGCAAGTTCCAGCCCACGGCGGCGCCAGGCGTGATACGCCAGTATTCGAATCCTAGCCTCGGCATGTTCGGCCACCTGGGCGGCCTGGCGCTGAAGGCCGATCCGGCCGAGGTGCTGGAAAAGCAGATCCTGCCGAAACTTGGCATGAGCACCACGTATCTGCGCATACCGGAAAGCGCGATGGCCAACTACGCGTGGGGCTACTCGGATAGCGGCAAGCCGCGCCGCATGAACGAAGCGTTGTTTTACGTGTCCACCTACGGCGTGCGGTCGAACACCGCCGACATGATCCGCTACGTGCAGGCGAATATCGATCCGAGCCAGCTGGATGTCACCTTGCGGCGCGCGATCGAGGGCACGCACATCGGCTACTTCCAGATCGGCCCCATGACGCAGGGACTGGGCTGGGAACAATACGCTTATCCGGTGTCGCTGGATGCGCTGCGCGCAGGGAACTCCAGCACCATGAGCCGCCAGCCTAATCCCGCCAAGCTGCTGACGCCGCCGAAGCCGGGCGCCGATAGCACCTGGTACAACAAGACCGGTGCCACCGGCGGCTTTAGCAGCTACGTCGCGTTTGTGCCGTCCAAGAAAATCGGCATCGTGATCCTGGCGAACCGGAATTATCCGATCGAGGAACGCCTCAAGGCCGCGCACACGATCCTGTCGCAGCTGGAGGACTAG
- the blaOXA gene encoding class D beta-lactamase — MVILSTFYTGIDLLAYRFALASGGCLAAGFGVWAAMTLCRRWLPGVAAQRSVWLLAQVTIFAAFLLILLPQGERLRVLPPIDIEEFSAHAASATAVIDADAKPATQAIAETSTSDYLATAAQGWLLLYAAGLGYTLIQLLRTRRALHALAAAGDKTDDQPMDLIEVDAPISPMLFGLFRPRLLLPLHLRGFDQDQRQMVVEHELTHWRRHDLQWTSAGILLQTLLWFNPFVRLLRLQLSWAQELGCDREVLRGRAASQRKAYAAALVAQLKLQQTTMSIPIALAFGNLTPTTLAARIALIRSPAGTPRGPWTRIAALAGLCAVLAASLALQPTLASQSTAPLSCTTLVDAASGQRLRHEGQCGHRATPASTFNIVVSLMGYDSGILIDEHAPLMPFKTSYTDSTREDWRADTDPSTWIKNSTVWYAQQVTTQIGEARFQRYIRNFGYGNADLSGDAGAHNGLTQSWIGSSLQISADEQTDFLRKLVNRQLPISAKAYEMTSRILHPQTLGNGWTIHGKTGTASPVLSNGSDDPERQYGWYVGWATKGTRTIVFARMTLDHRQQDYAGPRAKQTFLRDVATQLDTL, encoded by the coding sequence TTGGTTATCCTTAGCACCTTCTACACAGGCATCGACCTGCTGGCCTACCGCTTTGCATTGGCCAGCGGCGGCTGCCTGGCCGCCGGATTCGGCGTATGGGCGGCGATGACGCTGTGCCGGCGCTGGCTGCCTGGCGTCGCCGCGCAGCGTTCGGTGTGGCTGCTGGCCCAGGTCACCATCTTCGCGGCTTTCCTGCTGATCCTGCTGCCGCAGGGCGAGCGCCTGCGCGTGCTGCCGCCCATCGACATCGAAGAATTCTCCGCGCATGCTGCAAGCGCCACCGCCGTAATCGACGCCGACGCCAAGCCCGCCACGCAGGCGATCGCGGAAACCAGCACGAGCGACTATCTCGCCACCGCCGCGCAAGGCTGGCTGCTGCTGTACGCGGCAGGCCTCGGCTACACCTTGATCCAGCTGCTGCGCACCCGGCGCGCGCTGCACGCCCTGGCCGCTGCCGGCGACAAAACCGATGACCAGCCGATGGACCTGATCGAAGTCGACGCGCCCATCTCGCCGATGCTGTTTGGCCTGTTCCGCCCACGCCTGCTGCTGCCGCTGCACCTGCGCGGCTTCGACCAGGACCAGCGCCAGATGGTCGTCGAACACGAGCTGACGCACTGGCGCCGCCACGACCTGCAATGGACCAGCGCCGGCATCCTGCTGCAAACCCTGCTCTGGTTTAATCCCTTCGTGCGCCTCCTGCGCCTGCAACTGTCATGGGCGCAGGAACTGGGCTGCGACCGCGAAGTGCTGCGCGGCCGCGCAGCCAGCCAACGCAAGGCCTATGCCGCCGCCCTGGTCGCGCAACTGAAACTGCAGCAGACCACGATGTCGATACCTATCGCACTCGCCTTCGGCAACCTCACGCCAACTACGCTGGCCGCGCGCATTGCGCTGATCCGCAGCCCGGCCGGAACGCCACGTGGACCGTGGACGCGCATCGCCGCACTGGCCGGCCTGTGCGCCGTGCTGGCAGCCAGTCTCGCCTTGCAGCCGACGCTGGCCTCGCAAAGCACTGCGCCGCTATCCTGCACCACGCTGGTGGACGCCGCCAGCGGACAGCGCCTGCGCCACGAAGGCCAATGCGGTCACCGTGCCACGCCGGCGTCCACCTTCAACATCGTGGTCAGTTTGATGGGCTACGACAGCGGCATCCTGATCGACGAGCACGCGCCGTTGATGCCGTTCAAAACTAGCTACACCGACTCGACGCGTGAGGACTGGCGTGCCGACACCGATCCATCCACCTGGATCAAAAACTCCACCGTCTGGTACGCGCAGCAGGTCACCACGCAAATCGGCGAGGCACGCTTTCAGCGCTACATTCGCAATTTCGGCTACGGCAATGCCGATCTCTCCGGCGACGCCGGCGCGCACAACGGCCTTACCCAATCGTGGATCGGCTCCTCCTTGCAGATTTCAGCGGACGAGCAAACCGACTTCCTGCGCAAGCTGGTCAACCGCCAGTTGCCGATATCGGCCAAGGCATATGAGATGACCAGCCGCATCCTGCATCCGCAAACGCTGGGCAACGGCTGGACCATCCACGGCAAGACCGGCACTGCGTCACCGGTGCTCTCCAACGGCAGCGACGACCCGGAGCGACAATACGGTTGGTACGTCGGCTGGGCCACCAAGGGCACGCGAACCATCGTATTCGCCCGCATGACGCTCGACCACCGACAGCAAGACTACGCCGGACCACGCGCCAAACAAACCTTCCTGCGTGATGTCGCCACGCAGCTCGACACACTGTAG
- a CDS encoding YchJ family metal-binding protein gives MSKKSTAPAGCPCGGTSLATCCGPYIDGAAIPPTAEALMRSRYTAYGQRNEPYLLTTWHASTRPTEPIMSEEEKVQWLGLEVKSALRLRQRKAEPADADADLTTDTVEFVARFKINGRAQRLHEISVFVREPAEGGPRWFYVDGSFPE, from the coding sequence ATGTCCAAGAAGTCCACCGCGCCCGCCGGCTGCCCCTGCGGCGGCACCTCGCTTGCCACATGTTGCGGCCCCTACATCGACGGCGCGGCCATCCCGCCCACCGCCGAAGCGCTGATGCGCTCGCGTTACACCGCCTACGGCCAGCGCAACGAGCCCTACCTGCTGACCACCTGGCACGCCAGCACCCGCCCAACCGAGCCCATCATGAGCGAAGAGGAAAAGGTGCAATGGCTGGGACTTGAGGTAAAATCTGCTTTACGTTTACGTCAACGTAAAGCAGAACCAGCGGATGCTGATGCCGATCTGACCACGGATACGGTGGAGTTTGTCGCCCGGTTCAAGATCAATGGCCGGGCCCAGCGCCTGCACGAGATCAGTGTGTTTGTACGCGAACCAGCAGAAGGAGGCCCGCGCTGGTTTTACGTTGACGGTAGTTTTCCAGAATAA
- a CDS encoding family 10 glycosylhydrolase, translating to MVLVFNAKKRLTLSAGVAAGVAALLEGCSSTPTAPVPASAPGAGASPSRPPEPARPGTSAPPAAADPNTPPPAPREFRAAWVSTVANIDWPSRSNLTMAKQQTEALAILDRAKALNLNAIVLQVRPSADAIYPSELEPWSEFLTGQQGRAPAQPWDPLQFWIEQAHARGLELHAWFNPYRARHATAKSPLAANHIGRTQPDVVKSYGRYLWMDPGESAASQRTLDVVLDVVRRYDIDGVHIDDYFYPYPIDTPNAAGPEGVALDGGVGTRQELEFPDQRSWQNYLLNGGTLDRAHWRRQNVNSLIEAMYLGIRREKSWVRFGISPFGIGRPDRRPAGIIGFSQYDKLYADAELWLANGWLDYLAPQLYWPVSQAPQAFDVLLDYWLAQNTRARHVWPGLYTSRIDNSLKAFAPEEIVKQIGVTRSRAGVRGHLHFSIAALMENRKGIADQLKSQMYQTAALTPATPWLGAEAPAAPQAAARRDSNGVALRLSPNTGRPVAHYAIWSRYGAEWRFAVAPASRPVLLLADDAAGGAAQLVVVSAVDRLGNESERIHIYNINNVNSRS from the coding sequence GTGGTTTTGGTTTTTAATGCGAAGAAGCGGCTGACCTTGTCGGCCGGCGTAGCGGCTGGTGTGGCGGCGCTGCTTGAAGGATGTTCCAGTACGCCGACGGCGCCGGTGCCCGCATCGGCTCCGGGCGCCGGTGCATCGCCATCCCGTCCGCCTGAACCGGCGCGGCCGGGCACGTCCGCGCCGCCGGCCGCCGCCGATCCGAACACGCCGCCGCCCGCGCCGCGCGAATTCCGCGCCGCCTGGGTCTCAACCGTCGCGAATATCGACTGGCCGAGCCGCAGCAACCTGACCATGGCCAAGCAGCAAACCGAAGCGCTGGCCATACTCGACCGCGCCAAGGCGCTGAACCTGAACGCCATCGTGCTGCAGGTGCGGCCGAGCGCCGACGCGATCTATCCGTCCGAGCTGGAGCCGTGGTCGGAATTCCTCACCGGCCAGCAGGGCCGCGCGCCGGCGCAGCCGTGGGATCCGCTGCAGTTCTGGATCGAGCAGGCGCACGCGCGCGGGCTGGAGCTGCATGCCTGGTTCAATCCCTATCGCGCGCGCCATGCCACGGCCAAGTCGCCGCTGGCCGCCAACCACATCGGCCGCACGCAACCGGACGTGGTCAAGTCCTATGGCCGCTACCTGTGGATGGACCCGGGCGAATCCGCCGCCTCGCAGCGCACGCTGGACGTGGTGCTCGACGTGGTGCGCCGCTACGACATCGACGGCGTGCACATCGACGATTACTTCTATCCCTATCCGATCGATACGCCGAATGCGGCCGGGCCGGAAGGCGTGGCGCTCGATGGCGGCGTCGGCACGCGCCAGGAGCTGGAGTTCCCGGACCAACGCTCGTGGCAGAACTACCTGCTCAACGGCGGCACGCTGGACCGCGCGCACTGGCGCCGCCAGAACGTCAATTCGCTGATCGAGGCGATGTACCTCGGCATCCGCCGCGAAAAGAGCTGGGTGCGATTCGGCATCAGCCCCTTCGGCATTGGCCGCCCGGACCGGCGTCCGGCCGGCATCATTGGCTTCAGCCAGTACGACAAGCTGTATGCGGACGCCGAACTGTGGCTGGCCAACGGCTGGCTCGATTACCTGGCGCCGCAGCTGTATTGGCCGGTGTCGCAAGCGCCGCAAGCCTTCGACGTGCTGCTCGACTATTGGCTGGCGCAGAACACGCGCGCACGCCACGTCTGGCCTGGCTTGTACACCAGCCGCATCGACAACAGCCTCAAGGCCTTCGCGCCGGAGGAAATCGTCAAGCAGATCGGCGTCACGCGCAGCCGCGCCGGCGTGCGCGGCCACCTGCACTTCTCCATCGCGGCGCTGATGGAAAACCGCAAAGGCATCGCCGATCAATTGAAATCGCAGATGTACCAGACCGCCGCGCTGACGCCGGCCACGCCGTGGCTGGGCGCGGAAGCGCCGGCCGCACCGCAGGCGGCGGCGCGGCGCGACAGCAATGGCGTGGCCCTGCGCCTGTCCCCCAATACGGGCAGGCCGGTGGCGCACTATGCGATCTGGTCGCGCTACGGCGCCGAGTGGCGCTTCGCGGTGGCGCCGGCCTCGCGTCCGGTGCTGCTGCTGGCCGATGACGCGGCCGGCGGCGCGGCGCAATTGGTGGTGGTCAGCGCGGTCGACCGCCTTGGCAATGAAAGTGAACGCATCCACATCTATAACATTAATAACGTCAATTCACGGAGTTGA